A genomic stretch from Erigeron canadensis isolate Cc75 chromosome 9, C_canadensis_v1, whole genome shotgun sequence includes:
- the LOC122581881 gene encoding indole-3-pyruvate monooxygenase YUCCA6: MDNLREIQGKMAHDPHYDYPYCKWKRQVWVHGPVIVGAGPSGLAAAACLKEQGVPSVVIERSNCIASLWQLKTYDRLRLHLPKKFCELPLMPFPKDFPTYPDKQQFVEYLEAYAKRFRIEPVFEQSVESAMYDASIGMWRVKSVGLKAGEEMEYVCRWLVVATGENAEAVVPEIDGIMDFNGEVKHTSEYKSGSVYKGKKVLVVGCGNSGMEVCLDLCNHNAKPSLVVRDAVHVLPRDMLGKSTFGLSMWLLKWLPMRFVDRILLIVSWLVLGSTAKFGLDRPSMGPLELKNLSGKTPVLDVGALAKIKSGNIKICPGIERIGRLGVQFVNGKIENFDAIIFATGYKSNVPSWLKEGEMFSEKDGYPRRPFPNGWKGAFGLYAVGFTKRGLLGASADSKRIAEDIGRYWKVEGNQNILL; encoded by the exons ATGGACAATTTAAGAGAAATACAAGGTAAAATGGCTCATGATCCCCACTATGATTATCCATATTGTAAATGGAAACGTCAAGTATGGGTTCACGGCCCAGTTATAGTCGGTGCAGGCCCATCTGGGCTTGCAGCGGCCGCTTGCTTGAAAGAGCAAGGTGTCCCTAGTGTCGTTATCGAACGATCAAACTGTATCGCATCACTTTGGCAGCTCAAAACCTATGACCGTCTTCGGTTACACCTTCCCAAAAAGTTTTGTGAATTACCACTTATGCCCTTCCCTAAGGACTTTCCAACGTACCCCGATAAACAACAGTTTGTTGAGTACTTAGAAGCGTACGCGAAAAGGTTTAGAATTGAGCCGGTTTTTGAGCAAAGTGTAGAAAGTGCCATGTATGATGCAAGTATAGGGATGTGGAGAGTGAAGAGTGTCGGGTTGAAAGCAGGGGAGGAGATGGAGTATGTTTGCCGGTGGTTAGTGGTGGCTACCGGGGAGAATGCGGAGGCTGTGGTGCCGGAAATTGATGGGATTATGGATTTCAATGGTGAGGTGAAACATACATCGGAATACAAAAGTGGAAGTGTATATAAAGGGAAGAAAGTGTTGGTGGTTGGTTGTGGAAATTCAGGAATGGAAGTGTGTTTAGATCTTTGCAATCATAATGCCAAACCTTCACTTGTTGTAAGGGATGCT GTTCATGTCCTACCACGAGATATGCTGGGAAAATCAACTTTTGGGTTGTCAATGTGGTTGCTCAAGTGGCTACCAATGAGATTCGTTGACCGGATTCTGTTGATCGTGTCATGGCTAGTACTCGGAAGCACAGCTAAGTTTGGACTTGACCGGCCATCGATGGGACCGCTCGAGCTCAAAAACCTGTCTGGAAAGACACCCGTGTTGGATGTTGGGGCCCTAGCCAAAATCAAAAGTGGAAACATTAAG ATTTGCCCGGGCATTGAACGAATTGGACGTCTTGGTGTACAATTTGTGAATGGGAAAATAGAGAATTTTGATGCAATTATTTTTGCAACAGGATACAAAAGTAATGTACCATCTTGGCTAAAG GAGGGAGAGATGTTCTCTGAGAAAGATGGGTATCCTCGAAGACCATTTCCGAACGGTTGGAAAGGTGCATTCGGGCTATACGCTGTAGGGTTCACTAAGCGTGGTTTGCTTGGTGCATCGGCGGATTCTAAACGAATAGCAGAAGACATTGGTAGATATTGGAAAGTAGAAGGCAACCAAAACATCTTACTTTGA
- the LOC122582617 gene encoding elongation factor 2, which yields MVKFTAEELRGIMDKKHNIRNMSVIAHVDHGKSTLTDSLVAAAGIIAQEVAGDVRMTDTRADEAERGITIKSTGISLYYEMTDAALKAFKGDRDGNEYLINLIDSPGHVDFSSEVTAALRITDGALVVVDCIEGVCVQTETVLRQALGERIRPVLTVNKMDRCFLELQVDGEEAYQTFQRVIENANVIMATYEDPLLGDVMVYPEKGTVAFSAGLHGWAFTLTNFAKMYASKFGVDESKMMERLWGENFFDPATKKWTTKSTGSATCKRGFVQFCYEPIKQVINTCMTDKKDKLWPMLAKLGVTMKAEEKELMGKALMKRVMQCWLPAATALLEMMIFHLPSPHTAQRYRVENLYEGPLDDQYANAIRNCDPNGPLMLYVSKMIPASDKGRFFAFGRVFAGKVSTGMKVRIMGPNYVPGEKKDLYNKSVQRTVIWMGKKQETVEDVPCGNTVALVGLDQFITKNATLTNEKETDAHPIRAMKFSVSPVVRVAVQCKVASDLPKLVEGLKRLAKSDPMVVCTIEESGEHIIAGAGELHLEICLKDLQEDFMGGAEINVSDPVVSFRETVLEKSSRTVMSKSPNKHNRLYMEARPLEEGLAEAIDDGRIGPRDDPKVRSKILSEEFGWDKDLAKKIWCFGPETTGPNMVVDMCKGVQYLNEIKDSVVAGFQWASKEGALAEENMRGICFEVCDVVLHADAIHRGGGQVIPTARRVIYASQLTAKPRLLEPVYLVEIQAPENALGGIYSVLNQKRGHVFEEMQRPGTPLYNIKAYLPVVESFGFSSALRASTSGQAFPQCVFDHWDMMGSDPLEAGSQANNLVTTIRKRKGLKEQMTPLSDFEDKL from the exons ATG GTGAAGTTTACAGCTGAAGAGCTTCGTGGCATTATGGACAAGAAGCACAACATTCGTAACATGTCTGTTATTGCTCATGTCGATCACG GAAAATCCACACTGACTGATTCACTTGTGGCTGCTGCTGGTATTATTGCCCAAGAAGTTGCTGGTGATGTTCGTATGACCGATACCCGTGCTGATGAAGCAGAACGTGGTATTACTATCAAATCCACTGGCATCTCTCTTTACTATGAGATGACTGATGCAGCTCTTAAAGCCTTCAAGGGAGACCGTGATGGGAATGAATACTTGATTAATCTTATTGATTCGCCTGGGCATGTTGACTTCTCTTCTGAAGTTACTGCTGCTCTGCGTATCACTGATGGTGCCCTTGTTGTGGTAGATTGTATTGAAGGAGTATGTGTTCAAACCGAAACTGTCCTTCGTCAAGCTCTTGGTGAAAGGATCCGACCGGTTCTGACTGTCAACAAGATGGATAGGTGTTTTCTTGAGCTTCAAGTTGATGGAGAAGAAGCATATCAAACCTTCCAGAGGGTTATTGAAAATGCTAATGTGATTATGGCTACATATGAGGACCCACTTCTCGGTGATGTCATGGTTTACCCTGAGAAGGGTACTGTTGCATTTTCTGCTGGGCTCCATGGTTGGGCTTTTACTCTTACCAACTTTGCAAAGATGTATGCTTCCAAGTTCGGTGTTGATGAATCAAAAATGATGGAAAGGCTTTGGGGTGAGAACTTTTTTGACCCAGCAACCAAGAAGTGGACCACCAAGAGCACTGGTTCTGCTACATGCAAGCGTGGTTTCGTTCAGTTTTGTTATGAACCTATTAAGCAAGTTATCAATACTTGCATGACTGACAAGAAAGATAAGCTCTGGCCTATGTTGGCGAAGCTTGGTGTTACCATGAAGGCTGAGGAGAAAGAGTTGATGGGCAAGGCTCTTATGAAACGTGTCATGCAGTGCTGGCTTCCTGCTGCTACTGCTTTACTTGAGATGATGATCTTTCATTTGCCTTCCCCTCATACGGCTCAGAGATACCGTGTGGAGAATCTGTATGAGGGACCTTTGGATGATCAGTATGCCAATGCTATTAGGAACTGTGACCCTAATGGCCCTCTTATGCTTTATGTTTCTAAGATGATTCCCGCTTCTGACAAAGGTAGATTCTTTGCCTTTGGTCGGGTTTTTGCTGGGAAGGTTTCCACTGGTATGAAGGTCAGAATCATGGGTCCCAACTATGTCCCTGGAGAAAAGAAGGATTTGTATAACAAGAGTGTTCAGAGAACTGTTATCTGGATGGGTAAAAAGCAAGAAACTGTGGAAGATGTTCCCTGCGGTAACACAGTTGCTTTGGTTGGTTTGGATCAGTTTATTACTAAGAATGCCACATTGACAAATGAGAAGGAAACTGATGCCCACCCAATTCGTGCCATGAAGTTTTCTGTCTCCCCTGTTGTGCGTGTTGCTGTTCAGTGCAAGGTTGCATCTGATCTCCCTAAGCTTGTTGAGGGTCTTAAACGTCTTGCTAAGTCTGACCCTATGGTTGTATGTACCATTGAGGAATCTGGTGAACACATCATTGCTGGTGCTGGAGAACTTCATCTTGAAATCTGTTTGAAGGATTTGCAAGAAGATTTCATGGGTGGTGCTGAAATCAATGTTTCAGACCCAGTTGTGTCCTTCCGTGAAACTGTCCTTGAGAAATCAAGCCGCACTGTTATGAGCAAGTCCCCTAATAAGCACAACCGTCTCTACATGGAAGCCAGGCCCTTGGAAGAGGGACTTGCTGAGGCTATTGATGATGGCAGAATTGGTCCACGTGATGACCCAAAGGTTCGCTCCAAGATCTTGTCCGAGGAATTTGGATGGGACAAGGATCTTGCCAAGAAGATCTGGTGTTTTGGACCTGAGACAACTGGTCCCAACATGGTTGTTGATATGTGTAAGGGAGTCCAgtatttgaatgaaattaagGATTCAGTGGTTGCTGGTTTCCAGTGGGCTTCCAAGGAAGGTGCTTTGGCAGAAGAGAACATGAGAGGTATCTGTTTCGAAGTGTGTGATGTTGTTCTCCATGCTGATGCTATCCACAGAGGTGGAGGTCAAGTCATCCCAACAGCCAGAAGGGTTATCTATGCTTCTCAGCTCACTGCCAAACCCCGCCTTCTTGAACCCGTCTACCTTGTTGAAATCCAGGCACCTGAGAATGCTCTCGGTGGAATCTACAGTGTTTTGAATCAAAAGCGTGGGCATGTGTTTGAGGAGATGCAGAGGCCTGGAACTCCATTGTACAACATCAAGGCGTATCTTCCTGTCGTGGAATCATTTGGGTTTTCTAGTGCTTTGAGAGCATCTACTTCAGGACAAGCCTTCCCGCAATGTGTGTTTGATCACTGGGATATGATGGGATCAGATCCGTTGGAAGCTGGATCACAGGCGAACAATCTTGTTACTACTATCCGTAAGAGGAAGGGTTTGAAGGAGCAGATGACACCACTCTCTGATTTCGAGGACAAGCTGTAA